Proteins co-encoded in one Pseudochaenichthys georgianus chromosome 22, fPseGeo1.2, whole genome shotgun sequence genomic window:
- the bsdc1 gene encoding BSD domain-containing protein 1, with amino-acid sequence MAEGEGWWGGWLQQSFQAVKEKSTEALEFIKRDLTEFSNVVQHDTTCSFVATATAVRNKLAVEGSSETSEKVKKSLSSFLGVITDTLAPPPDKTIDCDVITLMATPSGTTEVYDSCKARLYSLQADPATYCNEPDGPPEQFDNWLCSFSLEDKKGEISEHLVSSPSIRALYTKMVPAAVAHSEFWQRYFYRVFQLDQEEARRVALKQRAEQSTHTESLGWEEEEEEDDFLGATSSSHLDFTPPLDHSFTHLPATSTPPTGSFLLSPVMSPSEERDTTLSVSSDSVSLPTQVEVRPEPVAAELSEKLTEASLEDAVDKTQEEQRPGKSDLPPEAPVEAVTHPEVRVDETQVPAPAPPPKPEAAKEEGPQDLRVFELNSDSGKSTPSNNGKKGSSTDVSEDWEKDFDLDMTEEEVQMALSKIEASGEVDEDWENWE; translated from the exons ATGGCTGAAGG AGAAGGCTGGTGGGGAGGCTGGCTTCAGCAGAGCTTCCAGGCAGTAAAAGAAAAG TCAACTGAGGCTTTAGAATTCATTAAGCGAGACCTGACGGAGTTCTCCAATGTGGTGCAACATGACACAACCTGCTCATTTGTGGCTACAGCCACTGCTGTCCGAAACAAGCTTGCG GTGGAAGGTTCCTCTGAGACTTCAGAAAAGGTGAAGAAGAGCCTCTCTAGTTTCTTAGGGGTGATAACAGACACGCTTGCTCCACCGCCGGATAAAACCATTGATTGTGATGTAATCACATTGATGGCAACTCCATCTGGAACTACAGAGGTCTACGACAGTTGTAAG GCGCGTCTCTACAGTTTGCAAGCTGACCCCGCTACATACTGCAATGAACCTGATG GTCCCCCAGAGCAGTTTGACAACTGGCTGTGCAGCTTCAGTTTGGAGGATAAGAAAGGAGAGATCTCCGAGCATCTGGTCAGCAGTCCCTCAATACGAGCCCTTTACACCAAAATG GTGCCAGCGGCTGTAGCCCATTCAGAATTCTGGCAGAGGTATTTCTACAGAGTCTTCCAGTTGGACCAG GAGGAGGCAAGGAGAGTGGCCTTGAAGCAGAGGGCGgagcagagcacacacacagagagcctgggctgggaggaggaggaagaggagg ACGACTTCCTCGGCGCCACATCATCATCTCATCTCGACTTCACCCCACCTCTGGACCACAGCTTCACCCATCTGCCCGCCACCTCCACACCTCCCACAGGATCATTTCTGCTGAGCCCCGTTATGTCTCCCAGCGAGGAGCGCGACACCACCCTCTCGGTCAGCAGCGACAGCGTCAGCCTGCCGACCCAGGTGGAGGTGCGGCCAGAGCCCGTTGCCGCGGAGCTGTCCGAAAAACTGACAGAAGCTAGCTTAGAAGACGCTGTGGACAAGACACAAGAAGAGCAGAGGCCCGGAAAGAGTGACTTACCTCCTGAGGCTCCAGTGGAGGCTGTTACTCATCCAGAGGTCCGTGTTGATGAGACGCAAGTCCcggctcctgcccccccccctaaaCCAGAAGCAGCAAAGGAAGAAGGGCCACAGGACCTGAGAGTCTTCGAGCTCAACTCTGACAGCGGGAAATCTACGCCCTCTAACAACGGCAAGAAAG GGTCCAGCACGGACGTGAGTGAGGACTGGGAGAAAGACTTCGACCTGGACATGACTGAAGAAGAAGTGCAAATGGCGCTCTCTAAAATAGAAGCTTCTGGAGAG GTGGATGAAGACTGGGAGAACTGGGAATGA